Genomic window (Lynx canadensis isolate LIC74 chromosome A1, mLynCan4.pri.v2, whole genome shotgun sequence):
CCCATCTCCGCCCGACCGGCGCCATGGCCGCCCCCGACCTGTCCACCAACCTCCAGGAGGAGGCCACCTGCGCCATCTGCCTTGACTACTTCACCGACCCCGTGATGACCGACTGTGGCCACAACTTCTGCCGCGAGTGCATCCGGCGCTGCTGGGGCCAGCCCGAAGGCCCGTACGCCTGCCCCGAGTGCCGCGAGCTGTCCCCGCAGAGGAACCTGCGGCCCAACCGCCCGCTCGCCAAGATGGCCGAGATGGCGCGGCGCCTGCACCCGCCGTCGCCCGTCCCGCAGGGCGTGTGCGCCGCGCACCGCGAGCCTCTGGCTGCCTTCTGCGGCGACGAGCTGCGCCTGCTGTGCGCCGCCTGCGAGCGCTCTGGGGAGCACTGGACGCACCGCGTGCGCCCACTGCAGGATGCGGCCGACGACCTCAAGGTGCGCGGCGGGGCCCGGCTGGAGTCGGGGCCCGGGGGTGGTGGCTCGGCCCGGGCGGCATCCCGGGGGTGGTGTGCTCCTGGCTCGGGTGCAGGGAGTGCACGCAGCCGGCTTCACACAGTTACCCTGGCCCGGGTTCTAAGGAGCACGGGATGTGAGTGCAGCAAGCCCACACCAGCATCCTCCTGGCTGGGGGTGCACCCTGGCCGGGTTGTAGGGGTGCGCGTGCAACAATGGAGACTGGTACCCTCttgggggggtgtgtgtgcagcCAGTCCCAGACCGGTACCATCCTGGCTGGGGTTTAGGGGAAACAGGGTCTGAGTGCAGCAAGCCTACACCAGCACCCTTCTGGCCAGCGAGTAGGGGACACAGGGTACCCGTACAGCCGGTCTAGGCTGGCACCTTCCTGGCCAGGGTCTAAGGACGAGGCACAGGGTGTGTGTGCAGCCTGTCCCAGACCTACTGGCTAGGACAGCATTCACCAGTGGGGCACCGGCCTGAAAATCAGGAATGGAgcccagagaaggagaaagcaggaagagaaccTTAGGTTCTCTGCGTAGACAGAAGTGGGCTCAGCCCTCAGAGGGCCATGGGCGAGGCAGGGCTGTGGGGTGGAGACGAGATTTGAGGAATCACTGGGTTGGGATGGGTGGGGACACAGCCGTTGCCCTGGGAGGCAGGTGCCAGGGTGCCCGCAGCCCGTCAAGCTTTCCGAGTGGGATGCTTGGAGCCACTTGTGCCACCTGACATGGCAAGATCCACCCGCTTTGTTCTGGAAACGCATTTCCTCAAAATCCAGGCCAGCCCTCGCCCGACTGCTGAGAGCTCGGGGCAGACACCCATGTGCGGTCCTCACTGGGCCTCAGGAGTGTTTGCTCCTGGAGCCCCAGGTATTGACTACACAGCTGATACCTTGCCAACGTTTGGATTGGTGTGCGTTGTGCTTCATGGCCCAGAGCGTCTGCTGGCTTGCTCCAAGGACGTGGCGTAGCCACGTGAACCAGTACTTGGCCAGTTTGTCACTGTTCTAGAACCAACAGGACAAACTTGGATCCTGATCTGCATCTGTGGGCTCGTCCTGACGGAAACCCCTGAAGTCTTGCCTTCCACTTTGAGGCACAACACGCGGATGCCCCACCCCTTTTGTCGGTCCAGCAAATGTGCTCTGTCACTGAGCAGAAAGTGACCATGCCGCTCTGCAGAGGCCCCTCTCGGTTGGCCTGATAACGCCTCTTGGGGCAGCACTTAAACCCCTTCCTATCGTAGGGGAGGGCAAAGCTTTATGTCCAACTTGTTAGGTTCAGTGACTGAGGCTTGCAAATTAAGCTAACAAAGGCAGAgtaacaagtgaaaaaaaaacataattttattagtctttaaagaaaaattttttttaggggcgcctgggtggctcagtcggttaagcatccaacttcagctcaggtcatgatctcacagttggtgagttcaagccccacgttgggctctgtgctgactgctcagagcctggagcctgcttcggattctgtgtctccctctctctctgactctcccctgctcatgctctgtctctctctgtctcaaaaataaattaaacattaaaaaaaattttttttaaattttttttaatgttttatttttgagaaagagacagagggtgagcaagggaggggtagagagagagggagacacagaatccgaagcaggctccaggctctgagctgtcagcatggagcccaatgcagggctcaaactcgtgaaccttgagatcatgacctgagctgaagtgtgacgcttaactgactgagccacccaggggccccataattttatcagtcttttaaatGTTCTATGGCACAAGAGCTTCACAGAGGCAAAATGAAAAACCCTTTTAGATATGGGATTATGTTCTATTTTAACAAAGGGTGTTGATAAACTGGGGAGAAGTGGCTAGGCAAAAGAAAGGGAATTAGGGCTTGTAGGGTCAGTAAGTTGTGGGAAAGGAACTAGGGAATATATGGGGGGAACAAGTGATAGGTCAGGGTTATCTGAGTCATAAAGTCCCTTCAGGCACAGTCCTGTCTGACAGACATTGTGATGAGTGCCGTCCCCTTCTGGGTACAGACAGGGAGGGCACCCTTGTGGGAAATTTCTGCTCTGCCTTgaggcagaaaggaggagggcagagggctcTTCCTACATCTCCAGAGAGTCCTTGTGCCAAAGTGGCTCCCTCTGGGCTGGCACCTTCTGACCTCCTTCCCTGTAGTAGCAGGTAGCTACCCTTCGTGCTAGGGGTGCGCAGCACACCATCTTTACCTGCCCCCAAAGGGCTGTGCCTGGCATTTGCACACCCTGGGGTGCTGGGTCCCCCAAAGTGCCACCTCCCCGGGCCTCAGTCCATCTAAAAGTTGGAGGGAGAGCGCAGTCAGGTGGAGAGGTGTGGGGCCTGCAGGGAGCCCAGAGCAGGcctggagaaggaaaggggaCTGAGTCAGGGGAGGGCAAGGGGCCTCggtgctgggggggaggggactcaTAGGTTAATTTGAGGCTGTCCCATGTGTCATGCCTGGCCGGGTTGACTGGAACGGGGATGGGGCCCACCCAGCCAGGGTCACACTGGCCTTACCTTCCCGTAGGGTAAGCTGGAGAAGTCCCTAGAGCATCTGCGGAAGCAAATGGAGGACGCGCTGCTGTTCCAGGCCCAGGCCGAGGAGACCTGTGCCTTGTGGCAGGCAGGTGGCGCGGTGCCCTGAGGTGCCCAaggtcggggggtgggggcggcaggCAAGCGGGCGCCTGCCTCGTGCTGTGTATGAGGAAGGCTCCCTGCGTGTAACCCGCCCaggagggtgaggctggggacTGGACAGGACGTGGGGGCCCCAGGTGGGGGATGGATGAGGTCCCTGGGCCCTCAGCTGCCCTGTTCACCCTGCAGAAGATGGTGGAGAGCCAGCGGCAGAACGTGCTGGCAGAGTTCGAGAGGCTGCGCCGGCTGCTGGCAGAGGAGGAGCAGCGGCTGctgcagaggctggaggaggaggagctggaggtcCTGCCCCCGCTGCGGGAGAGCGCTGCCCGCCTGGGTCAGCAGAGCGCGCAGCTGGCCGAGCTCATCGCAGAGCTGGAGGGGCGCTGCCAGCTGCCTGCGCTGGGGCTGCTGCAGGTGAGGCACGCTGCGCTCCAGGTGTGCGCGTGCTGGCTCTGAGAAGGGATGGGCAGTGCTGTGCCCTGGGGGTGCCTGCCTGGGGGCTCTGGGCAGGGATGGG
Coding sequences:
- the TRIM11 gene encoding E3 ubiquitin-protein ligase TRIM11 isoform X1, coding for MAAPDLSTNLQEEATCAICLDYFTDPVMTDCGHNFCRECIRRCWGQPEGPYACPECRELSPQRNLRPNRPLAKMAEMARRLHPPSPVPQGVCAAHREPLAAFCGDELRLLCAACERSGEHWTHRVRPLQDAADDLKGKLEKSLEHLRKQMEDALLFQAQAEETCALWQKMVESQRQNVLAEFERLRRLLAEEEQRLLQRLEEEELEVLPPLRESAARLGQQSAQLAELIAELEGRCQLPALGLLQDIRDTLRRVQDVKLQPPEVVPMEMRTVCRVPGLVEALRKFRGDVTLDPDTANPELVLSEDRRSVRRGDLRQALPDSPERFDPGPCVLGREALTSGRHYWEVEVGERASWALGVCRETANRKEKGELFAGNGFWILVFLGSYYNSSERAFAPLRNPPRRVGIFLDYEAGHLSFYSATDGSLLYAFPETPFSGTLRALFSPLSSSPTPMTICRLKGGPGDALAPQ